The proteins below come from a single Rosa rugosa chromosome 2, drRosRugo1.1, whole genome shotgun sequence genomic window:
- the LOC133729285 gene encoding uncharacterized protein At4g18257-like: MGEEEEEPKKKRVVVESLGWLTESTIMPKKHRAIAGVGASSIMELKAQLYQSQEDSKKSKDLAGPDAEFHRAKKKITAHDAFSVKNSGVDARAHKDKLELKAVKDGSASYAALEKKAALYDKLARGELSDEEDKEKYCVDFFVKRHEQDESEQTQHHDSSVVAPPENQDGETDLSMLFSTKPVGLGQAGAIWDNDEHKRFVREVHQEANQAREKASELKVRRQEQATARREKLKQAYIRKQLEKLKAAAPNKEQI, encoded by the exons atgggagaagaagaagaagagcccAAGAAGAAGAGGGTGGTGGTGGAATCCCTGGGATGGCTTACGGAGTCGACCATAATGCCCAAGAAGCACCGCGCCATCGCCGGCGTCGGAGCCTCTTCGATCATGGAGCTCAAGGCCCAGCTCTACCAGTCTCAAGAAGACTCCAAGAAGTCCAAGGACCTCGCCGGCCCAGACGCCGAGTTCCACCGCGCCAAGAAGAAGATCACCGCACACGATGCCTTCTCCGTCAAGAACTCCGGCGTCGACGCCCGGGCCCACAA GGACAAGCTTGAGCTGAAGGCAGTTAAGGATGGATCAGCCAGCTATGCAGCGTTGGAGAAAAAGGCTGCATTGTATGATAAGCTAGCGAGGGGAGAGCTATCCGATGAGGAAGACAAGGAAAAGTACTGTGTGGATTTCTTTGTCAAGAGACATGAGCAGGATGAGTCAGAGCAGACTCAGCATCACGATTCTTCTGTTGTTGCACCACCGGAGAATCAAGATGGCGAGACTGATCTTTCCATGTTGTTTAGCACAAAACCTGTGGGGCTTGGGCAGGCAGGTGCAATATGGGACAATGATGAACACAAGCGATTTGTGAG GGAAGTTCATCAAGAAGCGAATCAAGCAAGAGAGAAAGCCTCAGAGCTCAAAGTACGCAGGCAAGAGCAAGCAACTGCTCGTCGTGAGAAGTTAAAACAAGCATACATACGGAAACAGCTAGAGAAACTAAAAGCAGCAGCACCTAATAAGGAACAGATATAA